A genomic window from Terriglobales bacterium includes:
- a CDS encoding MBL fold metallo-hydrolase: protein KVMHGDAEIHGYRFGSAAYLTDFSEIPAESLPQLVGLDILFLDALRHKPHPTHSTLENSLRLVEELKPRRAFFTHISHDLPHAETNQSLPAHVQLAHDGLKLEFEI from the coding sequence AAGGTGATGCACGGCGACGCGGAGATCCACGGCTACCGCTTCGGCTCGGCCGCCTACCTCACCGACTTCAGCGAGATTCCCGCGGAATCGCTGCCGCAGCTCGTCGGCCTCGACATCCTCTTTCTCGACGCGCTCCGCCACAAGCCACACCCCACGCACTCGACGCTTGAGAACTCGCTGCGCCTGGTGGAAGAGCTGAAGCCGCGCCGCGCCTTCTTCACCCACATCTCGCACGACCTGCCGCACGCGGAGACCAACCAGTCGCTCCCCGCGCACGTGCAGCTGGCGCACGACGGCTTGAAGCTGGAGTTCGAGATTTGA